Proteins encoded by one window of uncultured Bacteroides sp.:
- a CDS encoding ISL3 family transposase, whose product MNTSFLYHAFGVCEQECSRVRYEDKSIIFEVQTRSEKLRCPCCKSRHFIRSGSTIRRFRGVPIGHKPVFLEMKVQRLECKDCHCIRQENIHFITGKRSYTNRLARLVVELSRLGTIKDVAHFLHLSWDTVKDIQKRYLQRHYGCPDLSELEYIGIDEFAVAKGHVYKTIVVNLLTGQVVYIGDGKGADSLDVFWKKLKKSDAVTKAVATDLSPAFVSAVMTNIPEATLVFDHFHVVKLMNDAFDEIRRSVYREEKDLNKRKVFKGTRWLLLCNGKDIFDNQFKSRLDNALKLNEPLMKAYYLKESLKEIWTQVNKEQAIKELDAWIELAYQAKIPELTTFANTLKAHKWGIFAWYDYHISTGKLEGINNKIKTMKRQAYGYRDQRFFELKILAMHEKNYAFVG is encoded by the coding sequence ATGAATACCAGCTTTCTGTACCACGCCTTTGGCGTTTGTGAGCAAGAATGCTCCCGCGTACGCTACGAAGATAAGAGTATTATCTTTGAAGTCCAAACCCGTTCCGAAAAACTTCGTTGTCCTTGTTGTAAGAGTCGGCACTTTATTCGCTCCGGTAGTACTATTCGTCGTTTTCGCGGAGTACCCATAGGACATAAACCTGTATTTTTAGAAATGAAAGTTCAGCGTTTAGAATGCAAAGATTGTCATTGCATTCGTCAGGAGAATATTCATTTTATTACAGGCAAGCGTTCTTATACGAATCGCCTGGCTCGCCTTGTAGTTGAACTCTCCCGTTTAGGTACTATAAAGGATGTTGCTCATTTCCTTCATCTTTCCTGGGATACGGTAAAGGATATCCAGAAACGTTATCTACAGCGACATTATGGATGCCCTGACCTGAGCGAACTTGAATATATTGGCATTGATGAGTTCGCAGTTGCAAAAGGTCATGTCTACAAAACAATCGTAGTAAACCTTCTTACAGGACAAGTTGTATATATAGGCGATGGAAAAGGTGCTGATTCTCTGGATGTTTTTTGGAAGAAACTAAAGAAATCTGATGCTGTCACCAAGGCCGTTGCTACAGATTTATCTCCAGCTTTTGTTTCAGCTGTCATGACGAATATACCTGAAGCAACTCTGGTATTTGATCACTTTCATGTAGTCAAACTCATGAATGATGCTTTTGATGAAATACGTAGAAGTGTTTACAGAGAGGAAAAGGATCTGAATAAACGAAAAGTGTTTAAAGGAACTAGATGGTTATTACTATGCAATGGCAAAGACATCTTTGATAACCAATTCAAGTCCAGACTTGACAATGCCTTGAAGCTGAATGAGCCCTTGATGAAAGCATACTATCTGAAAGAAAGTTTGAAAGAAATATGGACACAAGTAAATAAAGAGCAGGCTATCAAAGAATTGGACGCTTGGATAGAACTGGCATATCAAGCTAAAATCCCCGAACTTACAACATTTGCAAATACACTAAAAGCACATAAGTGGGGAATCTTCGCATGGTATGATTATCATATATCAACAGGAAAATTGGAAGGTATTAATAACAAAATCAAAACAATGAAAAGACAAGCATATGGATATAGAGATCAAAGGTTTTTTGAACTTAAAATTTTGGCAATGCATGAGAAGAACTACGCATTTGTCGGATGA
- a CDS encoding SusC/RagA family TonB-linked outer membrane protein yields MVKLSLFFRNYNKFPIHFLQKAGMTFLFGVIATLSAFAQQIEIKGQIFEENSRTSIFGATIRLKGQKGITTSDAKGNFQINTKSLPATITISAIGFRNQEIDVYESEAIEVYLATDQNRLNEVVVTGLASGLKRSNLANAVTSISTKELTGIVQPQTTDQALYGKIAGASIRANSGAPGGGTVILLRGLSTLQGNSQPLYIIDGVYLNNNSLATGRSTLTAAGTSREDDVSNRLADINPDDIEKIEVLKGASASAIYGTRANAGVIIITTKKGKSGKTKVSFGQDIGFATIQKYIGSASWDEAKIRSTYPSSRVASELERYAAANGKTYDFEKILYGEKPLLTNTNLTVSGGNDKTTFYVSGAYTDEGGIIKNTGFERLSLRLNLDHKFNKWIDFSVNSNYLNSNSDRGFTGNENNSGATLGYIAAFLPNYYNPYPVNGVYPTNPYSEGENPLALRDKATNNVKINRLIESGIANFKFIQKENSSLRLTLQGGVDYLNQASKVYYPDDLQSQQSLANPGDIILGSTEQINTNYQAFLIYGQKTNKFNFTTQLGAVGLQTKSNSSFVRGQGLVAGQQSIGQARVQSVSSQDTQTIKDFGTVGQEEVNFNDQIIATVGLRFDKSTLNGDANKFYAFPKTSLAVNLTKFDFWKIKSISQFKLRAAYGETGGLPPYGSLYSSLTPVVIGGNLGSVISTKVGNPNIKPERAGEFEIGTDIGFFDNKLLFEGTYYVKNVSDLIQDLTLASSTGLGIQKVNAASLRNQGIELSLSATPVSTKNFTWNSRILFTKNTSKITKLDVPSYTTGVYGVTFGTYLIKEGYSPTTIVGKPLTASGDYTVFGNSQPDFQTSWSNEFTFLKSFTFSSLWDWKKGGKVMNLTLYNTDAGETTADWNENHTIRENDLGTTAAQYVQDASYLRLREVGLSYTVPKKIFRGTIAKSLERIRIGVSATNLITFTPYKGYDPEVSNFGSESAINSGTDLFQYPSSKRILFNLKIDL; encoded by the coding sequence ATGGTAAAACTATCACTTTTTTTTAGGAACTATAATAAGTTTCCAATTCATTTTCTGCAAAAAGCAGGAATGACATTCTTGTTTGGAGTAATTGCAACATTATCTGCATTTGCTCAACAAATTGAAATTAAAGGTCAAATTTTTGAGGAAAATTCCAGAACTTCCATATTTGGAGCAACGATCAGACTGAAAGGACAAAAAGGTATAACGACCTCTGATGCTAAAGGAAACTTTCAAATCAATACAAAATCATTGCCTGCCACAATAACAATCTCTGCTATTGGGTTCAGGAATCAGGAAATTGATGTTTACGAATCTGAAGCTATCGAAGTTTATCTGGCTACTGACCAAAACAGGCTAAACGAAGTTGTAGTCACAGGTCTGGCTTCTGGCCTAAAACGTTCAAATCTGGCCAATGCAGTCACTTCAATTTCGACCAAAGAGCTAACTGGTATTGTTCAGCCCCAAACAACAGATCAGGCACTTTATGGTAAAATTGCCGGTGCAAGTATTCGTGCCAACAGTGGTGCTCCTGGAGGTGGAACTGTTATTTTATTACGTGGATTAAGCACATTGCAGGGAAACTCTCAGCCACTTTATATCATTGATGGAGTTTACCTGAATAATAATTCTCTGGCCACAGGACGGTCAACCCTTACTGCCGCAGGAACTTCTCGCGAAGATGATGTTAGTAATCGCTTGGCAGACATTAATCCTGATGACATTGAGAAAATTGAAGTATTAAAAGGAGCTTCGGCATCAGCCATTTATGGTACACGTGCCAATGCAGGCGTTATTATTATCACTACAAAGAAAGGAAAGAGTGGTAAAACCAAAGTCAGCTTCGGGCAGGATATTGGTTTTGCAACAATACAGAAGTATATAGGAAGTGCATCATGGGATGAAGCAAAAATAAGGAGTACATATCCTTCTAGCAGAGTAGCATCTGAATTGGAACGTTATGCCGCAGCAAATGGTAAAACATACGATTTTGAAAAAATTCTTTATGGAGAGAAGCCTCTGTTAACAAATACCAATCTTACTGTTTCGGGGGGAAATGACAAAACCACTTTTTATGTATCCGGAGCATATACAGATGAGGGTGGAATCATAAAGAATACAGGATTTGAACGCCTTTCTTTGCGTTTAAATTTAGACCACAAATTTAACAAGTGGATTGATTTTTCTGTTAATTCCAATTATTTGAATAGTAATTCTGATCGTGGCTTTACCGGTAATGAGAATAATTCAGGAGCTACTTTAGGTTACATTGCAGCATTTTTACCCAACTATTATAATCCGTATCCGGTAAACGGAGTATATCCTACAAATCCATACTCGGAAGGTGAGAATCCGTTAGCATTAAGAGATAAAGCCACAAACAACGTTAAGATAAATCGTTTAATTGAGTCGGGCATTGCAAACTTTAAGTTCATTCAAAAAGAAAATTCGTCGTTGAGATTAACTTTGCAAGGTGGAGTAGATTATCTTAACCAAGCAAGTAAAGTGTATTACCCGGATGATTTACAATCACAACAAAGCCTGGCTAATCCCGGCGATATTATTCTGGGATCTACAGAACAAATAAATACAAACTATCAGGCTTTCCTTATTTATGGGCAAAAGACTAATAAATTTAACTTCACCACTCAGTTAGGAGCTGTAGGGCTTCAAACAAAATCAAACAGCAGCTTTGTTCGCGGTCAGGGATTAGTAGCTGGTCAGCAATCTATTGGTCAGGCAAGAGTTCAATCTGTCAGTTCACAAGACACTCAGACTATTAAAGATTTTGGAACCGTGGGACAGGAAGAAGTAAATTTTAATGACCAAATAATTGCTACTGTAGGTTTGCGTTTCGATAAATCAACACTTAACGGAGACGCTAATAAATTTTATGCTTTTCCAAAAACATCATTGGCGGTAAACCTAACTAAGTTCGATTTCTGGAAAATAAAATCAATCAGTCAGTTCAAACTTCGTGCAGCTTATGGAGAGACCGGTGGATTACCTCCATACGGAAGTCTTTATAGCTCACTAACGCCTGTAGTTATCGGTGGTAATTTAGGATCTGTAATTTCTACAAAAGTGGGCAATCCGAATATAAAACCAGAGCGTGCAGGAGAATTTGAAATAGGTACTGATATTGGTTTCTTTGATAACAAGTTACTCTTTGAAGGTACATATTACGTGAAAAATGTATCTGATTTAATTCAAGACCTTACACTTGCGTCATCAACAGGATTAGGAATACAAAAAGTAAATGCTGCTTCTCTTCGCAACCAAGGTATTGAACTATCATTGTCGGCAACGCCTGTTTCAACCAAGAACTTTACATGGAATAGTCGTATCCTTTTCACAAAGAACACTTCCAAAATAACTAAATTAGATGTACCATCTTACACAACAGGAGTTTATGGAGTAACATTCGGAACATATCTTATAAAGGAAGGATATTCACCAACCACTATTGTAGGTAAACCGTTAACTGCATCAGGAGATTATACTGTTTTTGGAAACTCACAACCCGATTTTCAGACATCATGGTCTAATGAATTTACATTCCTGAAATCGTTTACTTTTTCATCTCTCTGGGATTGGAAAAAAGGAGGAAAGGTTATGAATCTTACTTTGTACAACACTGACGCCGGTGAAACAACTGCTGATTGGAATGAAAATCATACTATTAGAGAAAATGATTTAGGTACTACTGCAGCTCAATACGTTCAGGATGCAAGTTATCTTAGACTAAGAGAAGTAGGTTTAAGTTACACTGTTCCGAAAAAAATATTTCGAGGTACTATTGCTAAGAGTTTAGAACGTATCCGTATTGGAGTATCGGCAACCAACTTAATTACATTTACTCCTTATAAAGGATATGATCCCGAAGTATCTAATTTTGGTTCTGAATCTGCTATTAATTCAGGAACCGACTTATTTCAATACCCTTCTTCAAAACGTATTTTGTTTAATTTGAAGATTGATTTATAA
- a CDS encoding RagB/SusD family nutrient uptake outer membrane protein — translation MKIKKIIPIYTLITGLLFVTSCELQDIPDANNPSVSSVTSNATVGQLQNLITGLESRSKEYVGTASNAFGTFDRDIWYFNGADPRNVQYWTGQAEAVPSSTFYGVDAAYTGPYSAIKQANVLISAVNNTSSVTETQKNAIIGFAKTIQGYQYLVPANSLYQNGIRIDVSDPLNPGPFVSYTEALTAIKKILDEGYTALSNAGSTLPFTLTKGYTDFNTPAGLGKVNRALAARVAIYQKDWQGALDALSKSFFNLNGDLNIGPAHVYGNPPETYNPLYFVLDASYNSGAVVHPSLIADALPGDSRVKTKFFHRTTPLVSTAGKVALSSEYQDKRWADATSPIKYIRNEELVLIYAEASAQLNKTVDAVTAINIIRSSANLAPYTGATDLGSLITEILFQRRYSLWFEPAAHRWIDLRRYGRLNEIPVALDKGVVFTQLAIPISEVNWDKFKNK, via the coding sequence ATGAAAATCAAAAAAATAATACCCATCTATACATTGATTACAGGCTTATTGTTTGTCACTTCCTGCGAACTGCAAGATATTCCTGATGCAAATAATCCATCTGTGTCAAGTGTTACATCAAACGCAACGGTAGGACAACTGCAGAACCTCATTACTGGCCTTGAATCCAGAAGTAAAGAATACGTAGGCACAGCTTCAAATGCTTTCGGTACTTTTGACAGAGATATATGGTACTTTAATGGTGCCGACCCTCGTAACGTACAGTACTGGACAGGACAGGCAGAAGCTGTTCCCAGCTCAACTTTTTATGGTGTGGACGCTGCTTATACAGGACCTTATTCGGCTATAAAACAAGCTAATGTATTGATCAGCGCTGTTAATAATACCTCTTCTGTGACAGAAACTCAGAAAAATGCAATTATTGGCTTTGCTAAAACCATTCAGGGGTACCAATATCTTGTGCCTGCTAATTCATTGTACCAAAATGGAATTCGTATCGATGTAAGTGATCCATTAAATCCGGGACCGTTTGTTAGTTACACTGAAGCTCTTACAGCAATAAAAAAAATATTGGATGAAGGATATACTGCACTTTCAAATGCAGGAAGTACACTTCCGTTTACATTGACAAAGGGGTATACCGACTTTAATACACCTGCCGGACTGGGTAAAGTAAACCGCGCACTTGCAGCAAGAGTTGCTATTTACCAAAAAGACTGGCAAGGTGCTTTAGATGCACTCTCTAAATCATTTTTTAACCTCAATGGTGACTTAAATATAGGTCCGGCTCATGTTTATGGTAATCCACCCGAAACATATAATCCTTTGTATTTCGTATTGGATGCATCATACAATAGCGGTGCGGTAGTACATCCATCATTAATAGCAGATGCTCTGCCTGGTGATTCCAGAGTGAAAACTAAATTTTTCCACCGTACTACCCCATTGGTTAGTACAGCCGGTAAAGTAGCACTTTCAAGCGAATATCAGGATAAACGATGGGCTGATGCAACTTCCCCTATTAAATATATCAGGAATGAAGAATTGGTTTTGATTTATGCAGAAGCTTCGGCTCAGCTAAATAAAACAGTTGATGCTGTAACTGCAATTAATATTATTCGCTCATCGGCAAATCTGGCTCCATATACCGGTGCAACCGATTTGGGAAGTCTGATTACTGAGATTTTGTTTCAACGTCGGTACTCATTATGGTTTGAACCAGCAGCACATCGCTGGATTGACCTCCGCAGATATGGACGTCTGAACGAAATTCCTGTAGCTTTAGATAAAGGAGTAGTATTTACTCAACTGGCCATACCAATCAGTGAAGTAAATTGGGATAAATTTAAGAACAAATAA
- a CDS encoding CocE/NonD family hydrolase, translated as MKRNIATFRAGCLFTLLFSLTIAANQVFARSQSKKSPVTTEDDRRLSDKEDSAYIRDNYIKLEKLIPMRDGVKLFTSIYIPKDIKHKYPFILCRTPYSVAPYGESKFKRLLGPSELFIREGYIFVYQDVRGKWKSEGEFVDTRPFNPNKKEKKDIDESTDTYDTAEWLLKNIENNNGRIGVWGISYPGFYATQTILSGHPAIKAVSPQAPVTDWFVGDDITHNGAFFLGNFLFFSNFGQVRSAPTTQPADRLDIGTKDGYQFFLRNGTFKDLNDKYYKNKIPAWIDFMNHGTYDSYWQSRTPLPYLKNVKPAVLNVGGWFDAEDLYGPLKTFEAISKKNPNTDNRLVMGPWSHGGFARGTGKSLGNIDFGSKTSVYYRQHVELPFFNYYLKDKGKLELPAALIFQTGTNEWKEYKQWPPVDARDENLYLGRQGNVSFSADYANEDTFNEYVSDPKKPVPFTSETRTNPGTEYMIEDQRFAATRPDVLVYTSEILDKDKMLSGPIIADLFVSTTGTDADFIVKLIDVFPETAENNAETGPNVQLSEFQELIRGDVIRAKFRNSLTNPEPLIPDKITEIKFELRDVAHTFLKGHKIQVQIQSSWFPLVDRNPQQFIDIYHAKESDYIKATHRIYTSGKHQSHLIIKAME; from the coding sequence ATGAAAAGGAATATTGCAACCTTCAGAGCAGGCTGTTTATTCACTTTGTTATTCTCATTGACTATTGCTGCAAATCAGGTATTTGCACGAAGTCAATCAAAAAAGTCTCCTGTCACTACTGAAGATGACAGGAGACTTTCAGACAAAGAAGATTCTGCCTACATAAGAGACAACTATATAAAATTAGAAAAACTGATACCCATGCGTGACGGTGTAAAATTATTTACATCAATTTATATTCCAAAAGACATCAAACATAAATATCCTTTTATACTTTGTCGCACCCCCTATTCTGTAGCACCTTACGGTGAATCTAAGTTTAAACGCTTATTAGGTCCATCCGAACTATTTATCAGAGAAGGATATATTTTTGTATATCAGGATGTGAGAGGCAAATGGAAATCAGAAGGTGAGTTTGTTGATACACGACCATTTAACCCTAATAAAAAAGAAAAAAAAGACATAGACGAAAGCACTGATACCTATGATACAGCAGAATGGCTTTTGAAAAATATTGAAAACAACAATGGGCGAATAGGAGTCTGGGGCATTTCATATCCCGGATTTTATGCCACTCAAACAATTCTGAGCGGTCATCCTGCAATAAAAGCAGTTTCACCTCAGGCACCTGTTACCGACTGGTTTGTAGGAGACGACATTACACATAACGGTGCATTTTTTCTTGGTAATTTTCTTTTCTTCTCAAACTTTGGACAAGTACGTTCTGCGCCAACAACACAACCGGCAGACAGACTAGATATAGGTACAAAAGATGGATATCAGTTCTTTCTGAGAAATGGAACATTCAAAGATTTGAATGATAAATATTATAAAAATAAAATTCCAGCCTGGATAGATTTTATGAACCATGGAACTTATGATTCTTATTGGCAAAGCCGTACGCCGCTACCTTATCTGAAAAATGTAAAACCTGCAGTTCTTAATGTGGGAGGATGGTTTGATGCAGAAGACTTATATGGACCTTTAAAAACTTTTGAAGCTATAAGTAAGAAAAATCCAAATACAGATAACCGGCTGGTAATGGGCCCTTGGTCACATGGTGGATTTGCTCGTGGCACAGGCAAATCATTGGGTAATATTGATTTTGGCTCTAAAACCTCTGTTTATTATCGCCAACATGTTGAACTTCCATTCTTCAACTATTATCTAAAAGATAAAGGAAAGCTTGAATTGCCTGCGGCTCTCATTTTCCAGACAGGAACAAATGAATGGAAAGAATATAAACAATGGCCGCCAGTTGATGCACGTGATGAAAATCTTTACTTAGGGAGACAAGGTAATGTTTCATTTTCAGCCGATTATGCAAACGAAGATACGTTTAATGAATATGTTAGTGATCCTAAAAAACCGGTGCCTTTTACTTCGGAAACCAGAACTAACCCGGGAACTGAATACATGATAGAAGATCAGCGCTTTGCTGCTACCCGTCCTGATGTGTTGGTTTATACATCTGAAATATTGGATAAAGACAAAATGCTTTCAGGCCCAATTATAGCTGATTTATTTGTATCAACAACAGGTACAGACGCTGATTTTATTGTAAAGCTAATCGATGTATTTCCGGAAACAGCTGAAAATAATGCGGAAACAGGGCCCAATGTTCAATTAAGTGAATTTCAGGAATTAATCCGAGGCGATGTAATCCGGGCAAAGTTTAGAAACAGTCTTACTAATCCTGAACCTCTGATACCGGATAAAATAACTGAAATAAAATTTGAGCTCAGGGATGTAGCGCATACTTTCCTGAAAGGACATAAGATACAGGTACAGATACAAAGTTCCTGGTTTCCTTTAGTGGATCGTAACCCACAACAGTTTATAGATATTTATCATGCCAAAGAATCAGATTATATTAAAGCAACGCATCGCATTTACACATCTGGTAAGCATCAGTCTCACCTAATCATAAAAGCGATGGAATAA
- a CDS encoding pyridoxal-phosphate dependent enzyme: MEQHIANNVLEMIGNTPMVELTKLDTGLCRLFLKLENQNPGGSIKDRIGVSLIRDAEEKRLIKPGDTIIEATAGNTGIGLALVALMKGYKIILVIPDKMSQEKINHLRALGAEIVLTRSDVGKGHHQYYQDLAQKIAKDTGGYYVNQFENPANPLAHETTTGPEIWEQLEHDVDAVVVGVGSSGTITGLTHFFQKVSDKTEFILADPEGSVLAEYINAGEITKKAGSWLVEGIGEDFVPSIADFSLTKKAYTVSDLESFETVQELLKKEGLLAGSSSGTLLNAALKYCREQTVPKRVVTFACDSGNKYLSKMYNDAWMFDQGLKKRKTYGDLRDIISHRFEDNSTVFVTPDDTLQTVYNRMKSYEISQLPVLSDNQIVGIVDESDLLSAIYAKNYDFKTTPISKIMSIGLSKVLPDDSIEKLIDILELGFVAIVENENEDFEGIITKIDLINYLRNGKY; this comes from the coding sequence ATGGAACAACATATTGCAAATAACGTTCTGGAAATGATTGGTAATACCCCTATGGTTGAACTTACTAAGTTAGACACAGGTTTATGCCGGTTATTCCTTAAACTCGAAAATCAAAATCCGGGGGGATCTATTAAAGATCGTATCGGAGTATCACTGATAAGAGATGCTGAAGAAAAAAGATTGATAAAACCAGGTGATACTATTATAGAAGCTACTGCCGGAAATACAGGAATTGGTCTGGCACTAGTGGCATTGATGAAAGGTTACAAAATAATTTTAGTTATCCCGGACAAAATGAGTCAGGAAAAAATAAACCATTTACGGGCATTGGGGGCTGAAATAGTATTAACCCGCTCTGATGTAGGTAAAGGTCATCATCAATATTATCAGGATTTAGCACAGAAAATAGCAAAAGATACAGGTGGATATTATGTGAACCAATTCGAAAATCCAGCTAATCCTTTAGCACACGAAACAACTACCGGCCCCGAAATCTGGGAACAGCTGGAACATGATGTGGATGCTGTGGTGGTAGGTGTTGGCTCATCAGGAACAATTACCGGACTGACACATTTTTTCCAAAAAGTATCAGACAAAACAGAGTTTATTCTGGCCGATCCGGAAGGCTCTGTACTAGCTGAATATATTAATGCCGGAGAAATAACAAAAAAAGCAGGTTCGTGGCTTGTGGAAGGCATTGGCGAAGATTTTGTACCATCCATAGCTGATTTCTCTCTGACAAAAAAAGCTTATACGGTATCCGACCTTGAAAGCTTCGAAACGGTTCAGGAACTGCTTAAAAAAGAGGGCTTACTTGCTGGTTCTTCATCTGGAACGTTGCTAAATGCAGCTTTGAAATATTGTAGAGAACAAACTGTACCCAAGCGGGTAGTTACATTTGCTTGTGATAGCGGAAATAAATACCTGTCCAAAATGTATAATGATGCCTGGATGTTTGATCAGGGATTAAAAAAGCGCAAAACTTATGGTGACTTACGTGATATTATTTCACATAGGTTCGAGGATAATTCTACCGTATTTGTTACTCCAGATGATACTTTGCAGACCGTTTATAATAGGATGAAAAGTTACGAAATATCCCAATTACCTGTTCTGAGTGACAATCAGATTGTAGGTATTGTGGATGAATCGGATTTGTTGTCGGCAATTTATGCAAAGAACTATGATTTTAAAACTACACCTATTTCTAAAATCATGAGCATCGGGCTTTCGAAAGTATTACCTGATGATTCGATTGAGAAACTGATAGATATTCTAGAATTAGGATTCGTAGCAATTGTTGAGAATGAAAACGAAGATTTTGAAGGGATTATTACTAAAATTGATTTAATTAATTATCTACGCAATGGCAAATACTAA
- a CDS encoding cystathionine gamma-synthase, which produces MANTKNYGFSTKAIHIGEEPDFREGATGDVVIPIHLSTTFARKKVDKPTAGYEYTRSLNPTRNALEIKLASLENGRFGLAFASGLAAESTILLSLIKPGDHIVAFDDLYGGTKRLINQVFDNYNFNTSFVDAVDPKNIENAIKENTKLVWLESPTNPLLKVSDIKAISEITKRHGVILVVDNTFLSPYFQKPLDLGADIVVHSSTKYIGGHSDVLGGSVILNDEDLYKKIQYHQNAVGAVLAPFDSYLTLRGIKTLAIRLERHNKNAIEIAHYLEKHPKVIKVIYPGLKSHPQHELATKQATGYGGIISFEIAGTIDDAKAFLEKLNLFALAESLGGVESLIELPAVMTHASVAKEVREQIGISDTLVRISVGIEDVADLIADLEQALV; this is translated from the coding sequence ATGGCAAATACTAAAAATTATGGCTTTTCAACAAAAGCTATTCATATAGGTGAAGAACCTGATTTCAGAGAAGGTGCAACTGGTGATGTGGTTATTCCTATTCATTTATCAACCACTTTTGCCCGAAAAAAAGTCGATAAACCTACAGCTGGTTACGAATACACTCGTTCATTGAATCCTACCCGCAATGCATTGGAGATTAAACTTGCCAGTTTGGAGAACGGACGCTTTGGATTAGCATTCGCTTCGGGACTGGCAGCAGAATCAACAATATTATTATCGCTTATAAAACCGGGTGATCATATTGTAGCTTTCGATGATTTGTACGGAGGAACCAAACGATTGATAAATCAGGTATTTGACAATTACAATTTTAATACAAGTTTTGTTGATGCGGTTGATCCTAAGAATATAGAAAATGCTATTAAAGAAAACACAAAACTGGTGTGGCTTGAGTCTCCTACCAATCCGTTGCTGAAAGTTTCTGATATTAAAGCAATTTCGGAAATAACAAAAAGGCATGGCGTGATATTGGTTGTTGATAATACGTTTTTATCGCCCTATTTCCAGAAGCCTCTCGATTTGGGAGCTGACATTGTGGTTCACAGTTCTACCAAATATATTGGTGGGCATAGTGATGTGTTAGGTGGTTCGGTGATACTCAATGATGAAGATCTGTATAAAAAAATTCAGTATCATCAAAATGCTGTTGGGGCAGTGCTAGCTCCTTTTGATTCATATCTCACATTACGTGGTATTAAAACACTCGCTATCCGCTTGGAACGTCACAATAAAAATGCAATTGAAATTGCTCATTATTTGGAGAAACATCCAAAGGTGATAAAAGTAATTTATCCGGGACTGAAAAGTCATCCGCAACACGAACTAGCCACGAAGCAGGCTACAGGTTACGGAGGTATCATTTCTTTTGAAATAGCAGGAACAATTGATGATGCCAAAGCATTTCTGGAAAAGCTGAATTTATTTGCATTAGCAGAAAGCCTGGGAGGTGTGGAATCACTTATTGAACTTCCTGCAGTAATGACACATGCTTCAGTAGCCAAAGAAGTCAGAGAGCAAATCGGTATTTCCGATACGCTGGTTCGAATTTCGGTGGGGATAGAAGATGTTGCAGACTTGATAGCAGATTTAGAACAGGCTTTGGTCTGA